The Nitrospirota bacterium genome window below encodes:
- a CDS encoding IS110 family transposase translates to GKAKKVVLTACMRKLLTILNAMLKHRTPWQEVGAHHA, encoded by the coding sequence AGGGAAAGCGAAGAAAGTGGTACTCACCGCCTGCATGCGCAAGTTGCTGACGATTCTCAATGCGATGCTGAAACATCGGACGCCCTGGCAAGAAGTGGGGG